Proteins encoded together in one Ipomoea triloba cultivar NCNSP0323 chromosome 4, ASM357664v1 window:
- the LOC116015362 gene encoding beta-hexosaminidase 2, translated as MGMGPAAMAELFITRISLFPILFFLSSYAAELPINVWPKPVSFDWPSPGAVLLSPNFTVVSPGHPYLKPAVDRYTNAVKTEHHRPLITPALNLTSYTPLKLLNITVNDVDAPLAHGVNESYTLSIPYGGSAYLSAETAWGAMRGLETFSQLVYGGGGEEPRVAAGLRISDAPIFPYRGVLLDTSRNFYGVEDLLRLIRAISMNKMNVLHWHISDSHSFPLVLPSEPELARRGAYAEEMTYSPEDVKKVVEFGLQYGVRVVPEIDMPGHTGSWAEAYPEIITCANMFWVPPGTSAPLAAEPGTGQLNPLNQTTYKVVKNVIHDTIAMFPDSFFHAGADEINSNCWNTDPSIQNFVSNNGTLSQLLETFINSTLPYIVSLNRTVVYWEDVLLSPSISVGSSLLPRENVVLQTWNNGPNNTKRLVEAGYRVIVSSADYYYLDCGHGSFLGNDSQYDQPPGTDQGNGGSWCGPFKTWQLIYNYDITYGLNDEEAKLVLGGEVALWSEQADGTVLDARVWPRTSAMAEALWSGNRDETGKKRYAEATDRLNEWRYRMVGRGIGAEPIQPLWCAKNPGMCNAVFPFSE; from the exons ATGGGAATGGGACCGGCGGCCATGGCAGAGCTCTTCATTACCAGAATTTCCCTTTTTCCCATTCTGTTTTTTCTTTCCTCGTACGCGGCTGAGCTTCCGATCAATGTATGGCCCAAGCCCGTATCCTTCGATTGGCCCAGCCCGGGCGCCGTTCTGCTCAGCCCGAACTTCACCGTGGTCTCGCCGGGCCACCCGTACCTTAAGCCCGCCGTCGACCGTTACACCAACGCCGTGAAAACGGAGCACCACCGCCCGTTAATTACGCCCGCTCTGAACCTCACGTCGTACACGCCCTTAAAGCTCCTTAACATTACCGTCAATGACGTGGACGCGCCGTTAGCTCACGGCGTCAACGAGTCGTACACGCTGTCCATACCGTATGGCGGCTCGGCTTATCTCTCGGCGGAGACGGCGTGGGGCGCGATGCGCGGGCTGGAGACATTCTCGCAGCTCGTgtacggcggcggcggcgaggaGCCGCGCGTCGCCGCCGGGCTGAGAATCTCCGACGCGCCGATTTTCCCTTACCGGGGGGTTTTGCTGGATACTTCGCGGAATTTCTATGGAGTGGAGGATTTGTTGAGGTTGATTAGGGCGATTAGTATGAACAAGATGAACGTTCTTCACTGGCACATTTCGGACTCGCATTCCTTCCCGCTGGTGCTGCCGTCGGAGCCGGAGCTGGCCCGCCGCGGCGCTTACGCCGAGGAGATGACGTACTCGCCGGAGGATGTGAAGAAAGTGGTGGAATTTGGGCTGCAATATGGCGTTAGAGTTGTGCCTGAGATTGACATGCCCG GGCACACAGGATCCTGGGCAGAAGCTTATCCTGAGATAATTACATGTGCAAACATGTTCTGGGTGCCTCCCGGAACCTCTGCACCTCTGGCAGCTGAGCCAGGAACTGGACAACTCAATCCTCTGAACCAAACAACATACAAAGTTGTCAAGAATGTTATCCATGACACAATTGCCATGTTCCCAGATTCGTTCTTCCACGCGGGGGCCGATGAGATCAACTCGAATTGTTGGAACACTGACCCCTCAATCCAAAACTTTGTTTCCAACAATGGGACTCTAAGCCAGCTGCTGGAAACATTCATTAATTCTACCTTGCCTTACATTGTGTCGTTAAACCGAACAGTCGTGTACTGGGAGGACGTTCTGTTGAGCCCTAGTATCAGTGTCGGGAGTTCCTTGCTTCCCCGGGAGAATGTGGTCTTGCAGACGTGGAACAACGGGCCAAACAACACGAAAAGACTCGTGGAGGCAGGGTACCGGGTGATTGTTTCCTCGGCTGATTACTACTACTTGGACTGTGGGCACGGGAGTTTTCTGGGGAACGACAGCCAGTATGATCAGCCACCGGGGACTGACCAAGGCAATGGCGGGTCGTGGTGTGGGCCCTTCAAGACGTGGCAGCTGATTTACAATTATGACATAACTTATGGCCTAAACGATGAGGAGGCGAAATTGGTGTTGGGAGGGGAAGTGGCGTTGTGGTCTGAGCAAGCAGACGGGACTGTGTTGGATGCTCGGGTGTGGCCTAGAACTTCAGCGATGGCGGAGGCGTTGTGGTCTGGAAATCGGGATGAAACGGGGAAGAAGCGATATGCTGAGGCGACGGATAGGTTGAATGAATGGAGGTATAGGATGGTTGGCAGGGGAATTGGGGCAGAGCCAATTCAGCCTCTCTGGTGTGCCAAAAACCCTGGCATGTGTAATGCAGTTTTCCCATTTTCTGAGtga
- the LOC116017893 gene encoding uncharacterized protein LOC116017893, with amino-acid sequence MEFLARFSVLSFESLIQTVFLGWIVLLSAFAGNVNCLNVSSLAGNFSGVSAMAVETVFQFPSALPKWPPGKGFGAGEIDLGGLIVAEVSNFTKIWAAQEGGPDGSGAAIFEPTAVPDGFHVLGYYGQPNNVPLFGWVLVGKDVTNDSAAAAAYGGGGGGALASPVDYTLVWSSENTGIEQDSAAYIWLPVPADGYNAVGHVVTTSPEKPPLEKIRCVRVDFTDVSENDDWIWGSNGLNIYSSRPKDRGIKFSGVNAGTFIAQVSDNGTSSSVACLKNLNPKNTSAMPNLSQIDALIQTYSPWIYFHPDDEFLPSSVDWFFENGALLYTKGQESSPVAVQPGGENLPQGGDNDGAYWLDLPLSDPDRVKQGNLQNSTFYIHVKPMFGATFTDLAVWVFYPFNGPARAKVSFLTLQLGKIGEHVGDWEHVTLRISNFNGELKRVYFSEHSKGTWLSAAAVELQDGNKPVVYSSLHSHASYPKPGLVLLGGEDIGIRDDTERGDVYIDTAASFSVVSAEYLGPAIVEPPWLNFAREWGPKIEYDFEKELEKVERFLPGKLKEDLENIIKNIPSEVLGEEGPTGPKGKDNWSGDEDY; translated from the exons ATGGAGTTTTTGGCTCGTTTTTCCGTCTTGTCTTTCGAAAGTTTAATCCAGACCGTGTTTCTTGGTTGGATCGTTTTGTTATCTGCATTTGCAGGAAATGTGAATTGCTTGAATGTCTCATCTTTGGCCGGGAATTTCTCCGGTGTGTCGGCAATGGCGGTGGAAACCGTTTTCCAGTTTCCTTCTGCGTTGCCAAAATGGCCGCCGGGGAAGGGCTTCGGCGCCGGAGAGATTGATCTCGGAGGGTTAATAGTGGCGGAAGTTTCGAACTTTACGAAAATCTGGGCGGCCCAAGAAGGCGGACCTGACGGTTCCGGCGCCGCCATTTTCGAGCCGACCGCCGTGCCGGACGGGTTTCACGTGCTCGGATATTATGGGCAACCCAATAATGTGCCGCTTTTTGGGTGGGTTTTGGTCGGAAAAGATGTCACTAATGAtagcgccgccgccgccgcctacggcggcggcggcggcggagctcTAGCTTCACCGGTTGATTACACCCTTGTTTGGAGCAGCGAAAATACCGGGATTGAACAAGACAGCGCCGCCTATATCTGGCTGCCGGTTCCGGCCGACGGCTACAACGCCGTCGGCCACGTCGTCACCACCTCGCCGGAGAAGCCGCCCCTGGAAAAAATCCGCTGCGTTCGCGTGGATTTCACGGACGTTTCAGAAAACGACGATTGGATTTGGGGATCAAACGGTCTAAATATCTACTCATCCCGGCCGAAAGACAGAGGAATCAAATTTTCCGGCGTAAACGCCGGCACATTCATAGCACAAGTATCCGACAACGGAACATCGTCGTCAGTGGCATGTTTGAAGAATCTCAACCCGAAAAACACATCGGCAATGCCGAATCTAAGCCAAATCGACGCGCTGATCCAAACCTACTCGCCCTGGATTTACTTTCACCCCGACGACGAATTCTTGCCGTCGTCCGTCGATTGGTTTTTCGAAAACGGAGCGTTACTGTACACCAAAGGCCAAGAATCCTCCCCGGTGGCCGTCCAACCTGGCGGCGAAAATCTCCCGCAGGGCGGCGACAACGACGGCGCGTACTGGCTGGACCTTCCACTCTCCGACCCCGACAGAGTCAAACAAGGAAATCTCCAAAACAGCACATTTTACATCCACGTCAAGCCAATGTTCGGCGCCACGTTCACCGATCTAGCGGTGTGGGTTTTCTACCCCTTCAACGGCCCCGCGAGGGCGAAAGTCTCATTCTTAACG CTACAACTGGGGAAGATCGGAGAACACGTCGGAGATTGGGAGCACGTGACATTAAGGATCAGCAACTTCAACGGGGAGTTAAAACGGGTATATTTCTCGGAGCACAGTAAAGGGACATGGCTGAGCGCCGCCGCGGTAGAGCTCCAGGACGGCAACAAGCCGGTGGTTTACTCGTCGCTGCACAGCCACGCGTCGTATCCGAAGCCTGGGCTGGTGTTACTGGGCGGCGAGGATATAGGGATAAGGGATGACACGGAGAGAGGTGACGTGTACATCGACACGGCGGCGAGTTTTTCGGTGGTGTCGGCGGAGTATTTGGGGCCGGCGATTGTGGAGCCGCCGTGGCTGAACTTTGCTAGAGAATGGGGTCCCAAAATTGAGTATGATTTTGAGAAGGAGTTGGAGAAGGTGGAGAGGTTTTTGCCGGGAAaattgaaagaggatttggagAATATCATTAAGAATATTCCTAGTGAGGTTTTGGGTGAAGAAGGGCCCACTGGTCCTAAGGGGAAAGATAATTGGAGTGGTGATGAAGattattag
- the LOC116017890 gene encoding antifungal protein ginkbilobin-like protein 1 yields the protein MRFLAAVLMLWMIGSAHSSDETISYGCNAESYREGSGFDSSLGYVFVDLVNSTPVSLGFDLYDVSPPSTGGPPVYGHGRCLNSMSAAECFSCLGRAKDIVSVCCDLRIGGWVLIVGSCYMRYESYAFR from the coding sequence ATGAGATTCCTCGCAGCAGTGTTGATGTTATGGATGATCGGTTCTGCGCACAGTTCCGATGAAACTATAAGTTATGGATGCAACGCAGAGAGCTATAGAGAAGGGAGCGGATTTGATTCGAGTCTGGGCTATGTTTTTGTGGATTTGGTAAATTCGACGCCGGTGAGTTTAGGATTCGATTTGTACGATGTTTCCCCTCCCAGCACCGGCGGCCCGCCGGTTTACGGGCATGGGCGTTGCCTGAACAGTATGTCGGCGGCAGAATGTTTCAGTTGCCTGGGTAGAGCTAAGGATATTGTCAGTGTTTGCTGTGATTTGCGAATTGGAGGTTGGGTTTTGATAGTTGGTTCTTGTTATATGAGATACGAGAGCTATGCTTTTAGATAG
- the LOC116014925 gene encoding uncharacterized protein LOC116014925 translates to MAFISDRPFLLKNVLFACLILFPALAIQSGGTSSDCSKDSTMGNCLNTSSSLSAFDSSVKNIISLLINNAFKLPSPLPPWPKGVDFAKGIIDLGGLQVAQVSNFTKVWSTGEGGPGDSGATFFEPSAIPDGFFMLGSYAQPNNMPLYGWVLVGKDVTGNTTGGSLKKPTDYDLVWSSEGNAKAKQDSPGYIWVPKPAEGYEAVGYVVTASSQKPSVDRIRCVRSDFTNVSEIQDWIWGADAFNVYSARPKDRGIQAPGVPTGAFVAQTNPNSSVLLPCLKNSNKNLSAMPSSSQIEALMKAYGPMVYFHPNEAFFPSSVAWFFQNGALLYTKGNESRGVAVDPSGSNLPQGGSNDGGYWLDLPTSDPERVKKGNIQNASAYIHVKPMLGGTFTDMAVWLFYPFNGAAKAKLEFVTLPLGKIGEHVGDWEHVTLRISNFNGELKSVYFSEHSRGIWVSASQLEYLNGTNKPVVYSSLHGHAAYSSPGQNLQGSGDIGIRNDTAKGGMSMDTGLKFSVVSAEYLGKDIVEPPWLNYAREWGPKISYDIGKELKKIARFMPGKVKSALEKLVKDLPSEVLGEEGPTGPKWKDNWSGDERS, encoded by the exons ATGGCGTTCATTTCCGACCGGCCGTTTCTTCTCAAG AATGTCCTGTTTGCTTGCCTGATTCTGTTCCCTGCACTTGCAATACAAAGTGGAGGGACAAGTAGCGATTGCTCGAAAGATTCGACCATGGGGAATTGCTTAAACACATCTTCTTCCTTATCTGCTTTTGATTCATCTGTGAAGAACATCATCTCGCTGCTAATCAATAACGCCTTCAAGCTTCCTTCTCCTTTGCCCCCTTGGCCTAAGG GTGTGGATTTTGCGAAGGGGATTATTGATCTTGGAGGGCTGCAAGTGGCTCAGGTTTCGAATTTTACTAAGGTTTGGAGTACAGGAGAAGGCGGTCCTGGAGATAGCGGGGCAACATTCTTTGAACCATCAGCAATACCGGATGGATTTTTCATGCTTGGATCCTATGCACAGCCTAACAATATGCCACTTTATGGATGGGTTCTTGTTGGGAAAGATGTTACTGGGAATACCACGGGGGGTTCTTTAAAGAAACCGACTGACTATGATCTCGTTTGGAGTAGCGAGGGCAATGCAAAGGCGAAGCAGGATAGTCCTGGCTACATTTGGGTGCCAAAGCCTGCAGAGGGGTACGAAGCGGTGGGCTATGTGGTCACGGCCTCGTCTCAGAAGCCTTCGGTGGATAGAATCCGGTGTGTTAGGTCTGATTTCACCAATGTATCTGAAATCCAAGACTGGATTTGGGGGGCTGATGCCTTTAATGTGTACAGTGCCAGGCCTAAAGATAGGGGAATCCAGGCCCCCGGGGTGCCTACTGGGGCGTTCGTTGCTCAAACGAACCCTAATTCTTCCGTGTTGCTGCCTTGCTTGAAGAATTCAAACAAAAACCTCTCCGCTATGCCAAGCTCGAGCCAAATCGAGGCCCTGATGAAAGCGTATGGCCCCATGGTTTACTTCCACCCGAACGAGGCCTTCTTTCCCTCTTCTGTCGCCTGGTTTTTCCAAAACGGGGCGTTACTCTACACGAAAGGAAATGAATCTCGAGGAGTTGCGGTTGATCCAAGCGGCTCAAATCTCCCGCAAGGGGGCTCGAATGACGGTGGGTATTGGCTAGACCTCCCAACTAGTGATCCAGAGAGAGTAAAGAAAGGCAACATACAAAATGCATCAGCCTATATTCATGTAAAGCCAATGCTTGGTGGGACATTTACAGATATGGCAGTGTGGCTATTCTACCCCTTCAACGGGGCTGCCAAGGCTAAGCTCGAGTTCGTCACGCTCCCCTTGGGCAAAATCGGGGAACATGTAGGCGATTGGGAGCACGTGACACTAAGGATCAGCAACTTCAACGGGGAGCTAAAAAGCGTCTATTTCTCAGAACACAGCAGGGGGATATGGGTAAGCGCTTCTCAGCTCGAGTACCTAAATGGTACTAACAAACCCGTCGTTTATTCCTCGTTACATGGCCACGCTGCATACTCGAGCCCCGGGCAGAACTTGCAGGGGAGTGGAGATATAGGCATAAGGAATGACACTGCAAAAGGTGGGATGAGTATGGACACAGGGCTAAAATTCTCTGTGGTTTCTGCTGAGTATTTGGGGAAAGATATTGTTGAGCCACCATGGTTGAACTATGCAAGAGAATGGGGTCCAAAGATTAGCTATGACATTGGGAAAGAGCTGAAAAAGATTGCCAGATTTATGCCTGGAAAGGTGAAATCTGCACTGGAGAAACTTGTGAAGGATCTCCCCAGTGAGGTTTTGGGTGAGGAAGGACCAACTGGGCCTAAGTGGAAAGACAATTGGAGTGGGGATGAAAGGTCTTGA